In Pyrus communis chromosome 1, drPyrComm1.1, whole genome shotgun sequence, the following are encoded in one genomic region:
- the LOC137708754 gene encoding large ribosomal subunit protein uL11m-like, producing the protein MSTLKEILTRRPVAATIRLTVPAGAARPVAPVGPALGQYRLNLMAFCKDFNARTQKYKPETPMAVIITAFKDNTFEFTVRSPSVTWYLKKAAGIESGSSRPGHAVASTLSVRHVYEIAKVKQSDPYCQYMPLESICKSVIGTANSMGIKVAMELE; encoded by the coding sequence ATGTCAACCCTGAAGGAAATCCTAACCCGACGACCCGTGGCGGCGACGATCCGCCTTACAGTCCCGGCGGGAGCCGCCCGACCCGTAGCTCCGGTGGGTCCCGCTCTGGGTCAATACAGGCTAAACCTGATGGCCTTCTGCAAGGACTTCAACGCCCGGACCCAAAAGTACAAACCCGAAACCCCCATGGCGGTGATCATCACCGCCTTCAAAGACAACACCTTCGAGTTCACTGTGAGGTCGCCATCCGTCACCTGGTACTTGAAGAAGGCCGCCGGGATCGAGTCTGGCAGCAGTCGTCCAGGACACGCGGTGGCGTCGACGCTATCGGTGAGGCACGTGTACGAGATCGCGAAGGTGAAGCAGTCCGACCCGTATTGCCAGTACATGCCGTTGGAGTCCATATGTAAGTCGGTTATTGGTACGGCTAATTCTATGGGGATTAAGGTTGCTATGGAATTGGAATGA